The Lasioglossum baleicum chromosome 18, iyLasBale1, whole genome shotgun sequence genomic sequence CTCGGAACTCATCATACGGCCCTGCGTCTCAAGATTTATAATTCCCGCGGGGGCGACAAACCAGAGTAATCAGTTTTTTCAATGACATTATCGCGGAAAACAATTAGCTCAGTGAGTATAGCTGGGATGTTTATGTAATTATGTGGCACGTATGAaagttttaaatgaaaataaaattgaagtttcaatagaattttgttcatttcatttttaatttattgacaaAGTTCAGATTTGTATGATATACtttcattaatttaatattaatcagTGCATGTTCTTCAATAGCAAATAAAAGTAAGAATATATCCCATCGCGGCAATTACAAAAAAAGATCAtcgttttatttattgcaaatactacATTACTTTTATTTATCCCGTATCATTTTTGTTTACCGTCGGCCCCTCGTCGTACAACAAATTCACAACGATAATTCGAAATTGACCGGCCTAGAAGGGTTCCCTGTAGAAAATCCCAGTTCCCCCATAATTATTCGAACCCATAATTATTCTTCATCTCTTCCGtggataataataaaaaatcgcgCGTGCTTCGCCCATTGACAAACGCGCATCCCAATTCGCCGAACGAAACACGCGACTGCGCACAGTGATCGGCAATTATTGTtatacaattataaataaatagacaaGTTTGACTATAGTTACAGGGTTGAACGTGTCAGGGAACAAAGAACGTTCCCCGATCAGTTTCATTCGTCGTTCGTTGGACTGACTCTGTCCGCCTCGGTATAgctaccgacgtcttgcgtaagttataaacaaaagagcACACGATATCCGGTTGAGACGATTCCTGTAGGAATCGATTTTACAGCTTTTCCCTCGTAGCGCCGCCGCTTTTATCTCCTCCAGCTTGCGACGCGGCCAATTGTGAGCTTGCGTTGCGTCGCTGGCCAATCGGATTCGCGGGATAAGAACCGCCTACTCTCAAGGTCGCGCGACGCTACGGAGATAACGCTGCACTTATTTGCAAATGCAGCGAGTAATTAACTGGGGGACCTTCATGCGAGATAAAATTTCTCTCTTTGGCGTAAAATTATATGAACTTATTCCTTTCGTAAATTATTTCAACGTGCTcaaggaaatatttaacaccTTCCTCTACCGGTATACATATTCTATATGAGATTTTTAGCGACTGTATCAAAAAAGAGCTTAGAAATATTGTGAATCATGGTATTGGAAGTGGCTTCTTGCGAGTAATCGATACTATTATTGAAAGATTTATTGATACTGTACCTACCAGGTGTTCGGTAATGGGAGTTTTAGTGTATCAAAAGGGAGCTTAAAATTATCATGATACCGGAAGTGAAGACTGCAATCGTTATAGCTATTGAAAAATTAGGGCACCTATCGGAAGCTTATTAATGACTATATAAAAAAAGGAGTTCAAAAACCTTTTTGTAAGTAGTAGttctcaaaaaattattagattacaTTGTCTGCGCTATTGCTATTGAAAAGTTGATTAAAAAATCCCTATCTGCAAGTCACAGAGTTGTAAAAACTGTCCGAGATAAACTCCAGTAGGTAGCGTGTTAAGAAATCCCTAGCTGCGAATCACAGACATTAAATAGTTACTATATGATATACAATAATGTGTTAACTCTATAACGTAATGACATTGAAGTACTCCTCATCAAATTGATTCTCAAGTTTCCATGCTTCGCACACATTTCGAACGAAGttgtattttctaaaattttcggTTTTCTTTTATGGATGCATGAAGGTCCCCAGTCCGTTAATCGTTTCGGGCTACTCGCAAACCGTCTCTCTAACTTAAATAATCGATAGAGCTATGTATAAACagtgttttaaattataaatacaaaCACGTGTACAGGCTGGCTTCACGGAACGTTTTCATTGTTAAAAGATTTGTGCGAATCAGGAGGCGATCGGCAATTTTCGCGAGAGTAAATGCGACTCTGTGTGTATGTGTGAGTGTGTCTGTGTGTTTTTCGAAACACGTTTCAGAGGAAGATAAAATCATTTTCTCCGGTATGGAAGTGCGCGTCGATCAGCGGCGTGGACAAACGTTATTTTTTTTCGTCTCGTCTTATTACATTTTTTCTTTACAATAATCATTATGCTCCTGTTTCAGCTAACAAATGCTCTCTGTTGTTCTCTGACCATACGACTAGAATTATCGGTCAGGTTTATTATTCATTCCACTTCTATAGCATCCTCAAAGGGCGACCAGCCCCACAAAGATCTCGACAAATTCAAATtacaaaaagaaagagagaatcgAACTTATGagatatttctttctttcttttttttcaatttttctggcTTTACATCAACGCAAacatcgtttttctttttttttctatttaaacGTCACGTAGAAAAACCTACCCAGCAAGTTTAGTATATTGTACACACCTTGACGAgttaaataaatgtataaataaataacataatTTGTACAAAAGAACGACGTTTTTTCCTCGGAACAAATTATGCGATATAAAAAGTTGCAAACAGAATAAACGTGTCCCTGCAAAGCTGGCTGCACCCTGACTGAGCGGGTCAGTGACGAAAAGGTGTCAGTGAGCAGCCCATATTCCTCGtcatcatcatcgtcgtcgttgtcgtcattTCTTTTCGCTTTATGCATTAGCGGCACAAAATAGTCGTGAtagaaaatagtaaatataaataCTTCTCCGTTTCGTTACTCAATCGTCCCCCAAAAACTCAACAATTCAGGATTATAATGTTATTCTTCGAGCTTTCTCTCTCTACTCTTCATCTTTACTATTTTCTACGAAGAATATTTCTCAGCTCGTTTCCGGAGGTAGACCCTAATGAAATGTTCGGTGGACATATGTTTCTTCGCAATTGTTCATATCCAGCTAGAACGAGGCTTCATCCATTAAATCTTGTTACAAAATACTtctagtataaattttatactaGCCCATGTAAGAAGCAATTAGGAAGAACACTTGTGTCGTTCCTGGTCGGTGCTAAACTGTCCCTAGTCTTGATGTTCGACAGACGTTGCGTGTCAAACATATTTCCGAGTTTgatagaaaatacatttttgttgTTAATCGTGAAATCCACACAACGTCCGAAACAATGCGTCGCTCTAACGCGCTATTATCGTTACAATTAATAATCAATTCTCTTCCGTTCTCTGTCCTCGTTCTACCAACGAAAAGAAACCGCTTACAATTTAACGTTTTTGCCCTGTCGTTTCTAAAACGAAAATAtagtttcttcttctttctctttctctcgtcccCCGAGGAGAGCCTCTAAGAAGCTCGTTACTGGCTCGATAACGCGTTCAACGCTACCATCGTTTAAATTCATTACTAAATTCAGTGTGCAACATTTAACATTATCATAAAATTCAGTGTGCTATATTTCATCGAGTAACGCATTGTCGTCTCTCCTCCATTGTTTACCTTCACTCACCCACCCGCTACTACTGTGTCCATAAGTGAGAGACAGAgacttctttttctctctctttttttcccaaAACCAAAAAAAGGGGAGGACAAAGGAAAGAACATTTTCGAAAAGCATTCCCAAAATACGTCTTTTTTAAACAGAACATTCTCAGAAAGAGTTCTCCATCGAATCTCTTCGGAAAACCGTTTCTAGAAAATGTTTCCAAAAATGtctctttttttatttgtcTGCCTTTTGCTTATTTGtctggtgtgtgtgtgtgtgtgtgcgtgcgtgcgcgcgcgcgcgcgtgtgtgtgtgtgtgtgtgcgtgtgtatgatctGTGTTCGGAGAGTGTGTGTAGGATGTTGATTAGAAGGTTGCTTAATTAGCCTTGAGCTTCTCATATTCCGTAGATCCGTTGGCATAGCCGTCCTTCTTCACCGCTTTGGCCCTGCCACCGTTGCCGCCCAGGTAGGCTTTGTGAAAGAATTTAGCGAATAGCACGAAGTAGCTGAAGTACATGGCCAGGCTGAACTTAACGTTGACCTGGGTGATGCCGCACTCGATCAGTCCGCTCTCCAGGTACTGATAAGCCGTAATATTGATCACGCAGCCGATTATCATTTGTGCTAACTGCAGCGTGGTGATCACCATAGCGATCCCCTTAGGCGGTCTGTAGCGCATTGCTTTCAGCGCGTAGTACGAGTACATTATCGAGTGAACGAAGTAGTTCATTACAACGAACCACCTAGCCGATGCTGTGTACTCCTTGTACGAGAACCAGGAGTATAGTAGCACTGTTATGTGGTGGTACCAATGTAGGAAGATCAGCGGTTGCTTCCGTAGCACTATAAAGATTGTGTCGCCCAGCTCTGGAAGCTTCGACAGCACGAACATCCATGTCCAGAACCCTGACACGCAGTCTTGCTCGATGAAGCTGGAAAATACATTCGTTGTTAGTTGTGGTACGATCAATCATTGCGGAGCATTAGAactagatagcggattttatgcatttatggcagaaaTACGTGgatgtaattcaaaacagttcTTTCCGGCTTATTAGGGAGTTATTACCGAAAAACACGCACCAATCAGAGTACGGCTACAGCAGACGGATTCTGGCTCAGCGACAGGTCACGCTGAATGTAgttgcgctctgattggtccgtgattttttattaataacttcttaaaaggaaaaagttgcttcaaatgacttcAAGAATCACAtcgtttcaaggaagtacaacatttatgGAACACCAAAAGAGTGTCGAATGTTTCAACTATTTCAGTCATAGAAACGTTCAACGTTTCTAATAACAATTGTTAGTTATTTGATGATCAAGTTATTAACTCGCATTATAATCTGGTTAATTTCGGCATTAATAAAATGATATTCAGTGGCGTCCATTTAATCAGAATCATTCGTAAACATAGTTAAATTACCTAGGTATACAAATACTATGGTAAAACCCATAATTCCTGAGTACATGGATCAATTCTGGTGCTGTTCTAGTAAATCCAATAATGGAGAATGTTGCAAGCAGCGTGTTCCACAGTGAAAGTACGCCTCTTAGATCAAACTTTGGCCTGGTCGACATATAATGCTGTCCACCAAATATTAAAATCATGTAAATTCCACAGTAATAGAAACCGTTCGTCCAGTTATTCGTCATCCATATTTTGGTGTCTAAGTGACGGAAGGTTTCTTCAAAATTGAAGACATATGAATAGTTGGGCACAGTGACCTCCATGTAATCCACTTTGTTCATCTTGGTAGTGTGTTCTCGGGCACTTCTCTCAGCAAATGTTACGAAACAGCTTGTTTACGGCTCACCTTCCAACTGtaatcaaaaaatgaaataatgttaatataatgaataaaataatgtttttgctTCGCGCAACACATTCTTTGGCGACCATAAAACGCTGCGTCTCGTTTTATATCCAAAACCACAGTGCTGAAACTGCGACGTGTCATGTTCTATGTACGAGGCATAATTTGATGTTCAAAATATTTGCACACATTTTATCCGGTTAAAATTTATTCAGTTTATGTATATCGTTGAACTATGTACTACATTTTGTAATTTGTTGATTATTCAAAGATTAACTTTAACGTTACACAATTTATGCGATTTGGAATTTAAAATTCTGAAtacattgtaatatttttaatcttcCTCGCTTACAATAGCATATGTTTAGAATAATCTCCGTATTGTTCAAGGCGGAGAAACGTAATAAATGAATATGATATTGCGAACTTTGACGAAATAATTTATGAACTATATTCCATACGTCACACTGACGTGTTTTTTTTCCGCATGACTTGAGAAATTATGATACGACGAATAATTTACCCGTTTTTTGTCTCTTTTGTTTCGTAAGCTGCGGTTCATAATAACCATTTTATATTAACCAAGTTAACTAtgttcatatttttaaatattttctttgcaATATGAAAAGACTGTATTTCATTTCTGTCCCCTACAGTGGTCttggaaagtttttattttgcatatagattCGTGGCCTAGTAATGAAATAGTATTTGTCCACTTTGATCCCAGACTtttatataacatatataactATAACATATATTTCAAGCTGGGTTATAGTTTCCTTTTCTTTCAAAGAAATTGTTATGTGGTTACCGAGACTTAACGTGTGTAATCAAAACGTTATCGCGATCATTATCGTCATTCCCCGTCAATATCGAAAGTAAGAACGATTTCAACAGCATTCCAACAGATCATCCGGCGTTGTAGTGGTTTCACTATAAACAACACACATCGGCACTGGACAGAAAAGATTTCCTGCCGTTCAAGGTCGCGAGGTCGTACATCAGTAAACTCGCGTTCGACGGCGGAGCGAGATATTCggcaaaaaaaatgttttaatgagAGAATACGTCAATGATCTTAAAACGGCCTTCAACAAAATCACCTTTGGCGGATTCCTTTTTTATATGTTGTAATGTCAAACATGATGTACTTTGTACTTTGTACATACATAACTTTGCACAAcagttttatttcaaaaatatttcggTAACATTTCACAATATTTTTTGAGAAGACTGACACGAATAATGGATTGTAATTAACGAGTTCTCGTACAATTGTTGAATGGAGTCGAAACGGTATCCGAGGACTACACATGGAAATGTCAGCAGAATAATTATGTCGAAATGGAATGCAGTTGCGAAGAGAAATCCCGGACACAAAACCATATTGCAAATATGGGCGGCCACGAAAATCTACATACAGTCAACTACAAAAGTCTACGAAcgttaaaacaattttatatatttaaagaTAATAAATGAATTGCTCTGGCAACAATACCAAAACTGCTGCAGTACCATAGGAAAATCCCATAAAATAATATGTATCGTTATACAATATAATAAGCCGTAGctataacaaaagtaagtaaGTAACAGAGGTTCTATCGTCGCAGGAATTTGTTAACACACTTACTGCACGTTAATCACATTTTCTGTTGCAATACATAATTTTGCATACATTGAAACTACATATTATGCAATGAATACAATCTAGTCTAGTAGTTACTAGGAGGAATAAATTGAATCGATCGGATCGGGAAAAAACAGGGAAAAGAAGAACAAAGTGGACATTAACGATCGATTTCCGGTTTAGTTAGTTActtggttagtttttcggtgtaGTTAGACATAAGTATACACAtacagtaaatgttctataaacgcgaaaatctttcaacgataaacgcgaaaaaaatatcccctccaaactaatacactgactcggctcggtatatcggtgtgaaccactacaaacgcgacgcagagagtcgcagtcgtcggcacagttcaaacgcgcccgtgagtcatcataacgttacaccacagtgaaacttcttcattttccatgattctgttatgggattttcactaccttatttctggcatttttctgattagaatgataccaaacacgatataatttaagcagaatttagtggtttaattgacgatgaaagtgtcGAGCgcgaggaaggacagcgtatgtgaaagaaagagacgcagagtcgcagcgcgccggcacagttcaaacgcccgtgagtcatcataacgttacaccaacagtcaaacttcttcattttccatgattctgttatgggactttcactaccatatttctggcatttttctgattaaaatgataccaaacacgatataatttgaacagaatttagtggtttaattgacggtatgtacatatgaagtgactttagaacataagagtatgtatagcgagtgaaaaagaaagagaaattgcgatctcgacgctaggcaaagattaaaaaacgagaaaaattactttataaaatatgctgaactgttttatatttttattatttaacgttcggtttcgcaaatataaagatGCGATGAATTATGACCGATcatgtcgcaaaaccgaacaccgtgtcaagtcacgcgcgtcgctcgctccattacaattttttgataagaaacaaaattaaataaatcttaagtacattacttaaaacagttgaaaaactacaaaaagtgtgCCTTTTCCTGACGGATGCAAACGCTCCAATTCGATAGGTTTCCTTCGATGGTATTTAAACTGTAGAGGTTTAAATGACGatggacgtttcgggcgcaaggaaggatagcgcgtatagaaaagaaagagacgcggagagtcgcagtcgccggcacaggtcaaaggcccgcgcgtggtctcgctttacacgcgctgtccttctctacgttcggctcggcctttgaagctcgaaaaaagtaggaccacgatcgaaaaacgcgaagaaatccccccgatgcgttcgcgtttatagaacatttactgtaCTATGTTTTATAGCTGTCGTTGTGAAGAGGAAAGCGTACGAGTAGAGGGAAATATCGAACATATTTgtaaattatgtaaatatttgCGCATTTATAATTATGCTCAAGTTATTAACGCATGATAAAAAAAAGTGTTGTCGAAATGGTACTGCTTCAGTGTGCAaaaaaactttatttaaaagccGGTTACATTAAGAGGATTCCATAATTTAACGGTCCCGTGTTGAGACAACTCTAGAGAACTTTTTAGAAGTATAAACCAATATTTTTGTCGAGTAATAAAAATCTTGTCAAGTAATATgtacagttttctttcgatataagaAAAATGATTGACTTATAGTGAAAGAAAACATGTTCACAATATGACACTATCTCCGAAATATTTTGAACTGTTTTCTATATCTGAATaagaccttgaaatgaccttaaACGCTCGgtagcagtgtcgccagaagctACCGAAATGGGTAGCTTTTTCCTCtcttccttttccccttccattaTCCCATTCCACTACCATGAGCCACTCCAACGTCttccactaagaccgtagaccacggtacccgtgccgtagactggtctggttatcagagagggggtaaactgtattcccctcgatttccacGATCTGGGGACACTGCTCGGTAGTCCTACAGTCGGAACAATAAGCTCGACTAACTCAGAAATGAATCTCCCTTATTCGTTATTACTCAAGAATTGCACCtttgttatcattagactgcggatctttatgaaaaataaaaaatgtttgcaataattgcaagacacaggagccaaataacaaattcattcttcttttaattatcctattaaggtgaaactaatacactggtggccttaaatctttttaatacctccactgttttaaattgtacgtacccatttttgttataaatgcataaaatctgcggtCTAGTTATCATAAACGATACAATTCAaataacatttatttattacataattataTTTAGTTATCAATACTAGTTGCGTAAGTAAATATGCTTCAAGTTATAtcatgtttgggctcatttcaagcAGGAAAGTCTGGAAACTGCATTGCTAGCGGTTTGACtcgacaaaaatgaaaaataaaaaagcttCATAGTTGAATTAGTGTTGCCTCACCTATGTAGTTTTCTCGATCGACTTTTCTCTTGGGTATCTCTTTCTCATTCACTCACTATCCTTTTCTGTGCACGTTGAACATAACTTGTGTCGCATTTCTAAATAGCATCGAGACCACTATTAACTGCCCGCCTCGGGCCTCAATTTTAAGACccaattttttcaaggtttctTTTGTATGTTTGAACAACTTCAAAGCATTGCAACATTTTTTAATGACGCTCGAACACCTCTGAAATATTTTCTGCGATGTTTCAACATTTTCTACGACGTGCCAACATCTCCATAATATTTTCCAAGATTTTCTGCAatactcaaaaattctctacaaCCTGACCAACCTCCAAAACACCTTCAAACACATTCCACGGCGTTCCAATCATTGAAGACTACGTGTCATACGATGCTCGAGCATTTTGGAAGCATTATTCAGGTCAGTTTGGCATCGTCCAAAGGCTGTGAAATATTTCTTCGTCGAGCATCGCCTGAAGGATGATATTGGGCCACTCAAAGGTCCCAAACGACAAACGAGAGATCCATTATGCAATGGAAACTCGACGGGGATTACAGTAGAAAATATATTGAAAGAAATCGACGGCGATCGGCGATGTTGCGTAACTGGAACTTTCGTTTATGATGGACGTCCAGCTTTAATTGATATCCCCGTACCTCACTAGCTCCGACGCAAACCAAACGGAAGTCGAAACAGCTGAACTGCGACCTCCTTATACAATCAACGACCTCGTTACACTGACACCAGTCCGTTCCTTACAAAACCAGACTAAACGGG encodes the following:
- the LOC143218071 gene encoding very long chain fatty acid elongase 6-like — protein: MNKVDYMEVTVPNYSYVFNFEETFRHLDTKIWMTNNWTNGFYYCGIYMILIFGGQHYMSTRPKFDLRGVLSLWNTLLATFSIIGFTRTAPELIHVLRNYGFYHSICIPSFIEQDCVSGFWTWMFVLSKLPELGDTIFIVLRKQPLIFLHWYHHITVLLYSWFSYKEYTASARWFVVMNYFVHSIMYSYYALKAMRYRPPKGIAMVITTLQLAQMIIGCVINITAYQYLESGLIECGITQVNVKFSLAMYFSYFVLFAKFFHKAYLGGNGGRAKAVKKDGYANGSTEYEKLKAN